One genomic segment of uncultured Desulfobacter sp. includes these proteins:
- a CDS encoding PilT/PilU family type 4a pilus ATPase: MKKQQLDYILTKMLDSHDNVSDLNITPGKPLQVESSGQLTAIDLGPEFRILTPFQTEVMALNLINNDRKQLETLLREGSCDLSYQLSTKARFRVNIFSRSGKYAIVLRKLETTIPSIEKLNLPESFHKMAEEKNGIIFVTGSTGSGKSTSLAALLDKINETKSVHVITLEDPIEYQHTQKRSTFNQRELGMDFDTFASGLRAALRQAPKVILVGEMRDRETVEIGLAAAETGHLVVSTLHTVDAGQTINRLLGMFSTEEETQIRIRLADTVRWVVAQRLLPKVGGGRVAAFEIMATNLRVKDTILNGESEGKTYNDIIVAGKPQGMISFDEFIVNLYEGGKIDENTAMAYASRKDIVGRGLDRIKSARGISTSGIQSLEIDRGYGGEEDDLL; encoded by the coding sequence ATGAAAAAACAGCAGCTTGATTATATCCTTACCAAAATGTTGGATTCCCACGATAATGTGTCGGACCTGAACATTACGCCGGGAAAACCCCTCCAGGTGGAGAGTTCAGGACAGCTTACAGCCATTGATCTGGGGCCGGAATTTCGTATCCTGACGCCGTTTCAAACTGAGGTTATGGCCCTCAATCTTATCAATAATGACAGAAAACAGCTTGAAACCCTGCTGCGGGAAGGCAGCTGTGATTTATCTTACCAGCTGAGTACCAAGGCAAGATTCAGGGTGAACATTTTTTCCAGGTCAGGCAAATACGCCATTGTATTAAGAAAACTTGAAACCACCATCCCTTCCATTGAAAAACTCAATCTGCCGGAAAGTTTTCATAAAATGGCCGAGGAGAAGAACGGCATCATCTTTGTTACAGGTTCCACAGGTTCAGGCAAATCCACCTCACTGGCCGCGCTTTTAGATAAGATCAATGAGACCAAATCCGTGCATGTGATTACCCTGGAAGATCCCATAGAGTACCAGCATACCCAGAAACGATCCACCTTTAATCAGCGGGAACTGGGGATGGATTTCGACACCTTTGCTTCGGGCCTGCGGGCGGCCTTGCGCCAGGCCCCCAAGGTTATTCTGGTGGGCGAAATGCGTGACCGGGAAACGGTTGAAATCGGCTTGGCCGCTGCCGAGACCGGTCATCTGGTGGTCTCCACGCTGCACACCGTGGATGCCGGACAGACCATCAACCGCCTGCTGGGCATGTTTTCCACGGAAGAGGAAACACAGATTCGCATTCGTCTGGCCGACACTGTCCGGTGGGTGGTGGCCCAGCGGCTTTTGCCCAAGGTGGGCGGAGGGCGCGTGGCCGCCTTTGAAATCATGGCCACCAATCTGCGGGTCAAGGATACCATTTTAAACGGAGAGTCTGAAGGAAAGACCTATAATGACATTATTGTTGCCGGTAAACCCCAGGGGATGATTTCCTTTGACGAGTTTATTGTAAATTTGTATGAAGGGGGAAAGATAGACGAAAATACGGCCATGGCCTATGCGTCACGCAAGGATATTGTGGGCAGGGGGCTTGACCGGATCAAGAGTGCCAGGGGTATATCCACCAGTGGCATTCAGTCCCTTGAGATTGACCGCGGTTACGGGGGAGAGGAGGATGACTTATTATGA
- a CDS encoding zinc-ribbon domain-containing protein, producing MKIACPTCGINANLPDDKIPKDKDFSFKCPKCGASVPVKASASFPEGSGFEPHAADMGPDTPKLQAGGLKQALVCIAPCLARNRIMAGLKHAGLKAVVPETLAQALKNLEYYVYPLVVIDEAFDTDKALAAYMNNMDMFLRRKICLVRLGPDFETGNAMTALELSANYVIKSQDLEQEDASLVDNVLAVALSEHEQMYAVFNDSMKAAGKA from the coding sequence ATGAAGATTGCTTGCCCGACATGCGGCATTAATGCAAACCTGCCTGATGATAAGATACCAAAAGACAAGGATTTTTCATTCAAATGTCCCAAATGCGGGGCCTCTGTTCCCGTTAAAGCATCGGCCTCCTTCCCGGAGGGTTCCGGTTTTGAGCCGCATGCGGCCGACATGGGCCCGGATACGCCTAAGCTTCAGGCCGGCGGGCTGAAGCAGGCGCTGGTCTGCATCGCACCGTGCCTGGCCCGCAACCGGATTATGGCTGGGCTGAAACATGCCGGGTTGAAGGCTGTTGTGCCTGAAACGCTGGCCCAGGCACTGAAAAATCTTGAATATTATGTTTACCCGCTGGTGGTGATTGATGAAGCCTTTGATACTGACAAGGCTCTTGCTGCTTACATGAACAATATGGATATGTTCCTTCGCCGTAAGATTTGTCTTGTCCGGCTCGGCCCGGATTTTGAGACCGGTAATGCCATGACGGCCTTGGAGCTGAGCGCGAATTATGTGATAAAATCCCAGGATCTTGAGCAGGAAGACGCCTCCCTGGTGGATAATGTTTTGGCCGTGGCCCTGTCCGAACATGAACAGATGTATGCTGTGTTCAATGATTCGATGAAAGCTGCGGGCAAAGCGTGA
- a CDS encoding PBP1A family penicillin-binding protein: MGGLAIDPGDEGGRVMRLFSWLVSLVRLLFYTGLLAVGIMAAACCLMIFHIAQDLPKLPSPLSRIIETPQSLIYAADGQVLIALGEKTSVSLDMVSPDFLNAIVATEDHRFFEHHGVNKLRTIKALYITLFEPGRIEGASTITQQLAKNLFFSFEKTWQRKFKEMLVAFQIEQANTKEQILEAYINQIHFGAGAQGIERAARMYFDKSAQDLTLPEAALLAGLPKSPTQYNPFRHYDKALARRRVVLNRMVAAGFISADEAARTDAFRPELHDGRKDARTGSYFLDAMIQELVKMYGEDVVYHGGIKVYSTMDSRLQADASTAVMDGMARLDELMGLDQGVGDKPQAALVAIDTASGAVKAMVGGRDYYTSEFNRALNSRRQAGSGFKPFLYYAAFRDRKLHPASVFQDRPVAIPIKGAPDWSPQNFEKRYRGPMILKQALIHSVNSIAAQVVADVGPAAVEDVAQACGVKSPLKSVYSLALGTSDVSIMDMAAGFSTLASLGIYHKPFLFWRIEDARGRVLFEHIVKDRRVLDAATAFQVVDMMQGVVDFGSGRGVRRLGFKRPAAGKTGTTDNYNDAWFTGFTPSLCVSVWTGYDKKKKLKDKNRRGITGGRGAVPIWTDFMIRAMKNEPERDFLVPPDIRYEIVEKTTGGLSVSRQNQNMVDGTDASQPVADSSGTIRVALKKGQNPCRGY; this comes from the coding sequence ATGGGCGGTCTGGCAATTGACCCTGGTGATGAAGGGGGAAGGGTGATGCGGTTGTTTTCATGGCTGGTCTCCCTGGTGCGGCTGCTGTTTTATACAGGGCTCCTTGCCGTTGGTATCATGGCTGCAGCATGCTGCCTGATGATTTTTCATATTGCCCAGGACCTTCCCAAACTGCCATCGCCTTTAAGCCGTATTATTGAAACCCCCCAGAGTTTGATCTATGCCGCAGACGGCCAGGTACTCATTGCCCTTGGAGAAAAAACATCCGTTTCCCTGGACATGGTGTCTCCGGATTTTCTTAATGCCATTGTAGCCACCGAGGATCACAGATTTTTTGAACATCATGGTGTAAATAAGCTTCGTACCATTAAAGCCTTGTATATCACCTTGTTTGAACCCGGCCGGATTGAAGGTGCCTCAACCATTACCCAACAGTTGGCCAAGAATCTTTTTTTCAGTTTTGAAAAGACCTGGCAGCGCAAATTCAAGGAAATGCTGGTGGCATTTCAGATTGAGCAGGCCAATACCAAGGAGCAGATACTTGAGGCCTATATCAATCAGATCCATTTCGGGGCCGGGGCCCAGGGCATTGAAAGAGCCGCCCGCATGTATTTTGATAAATCGGCCCAGGATTTGACCCTGCCGGAAGCTGCATTGCTTGCGGGTCTTCCCAAATCTCCCACCCAGTATAATCCTTTCCGGCATTATGATAAAGCTCTTGCCCGGCGGCGGGTGGTGTTAAACCGCATGGTGGCGGCTGGGTTTATTTCAGCAGATGAGGCCGCTAGGACCGATGCCTTTCGTCCGGAACTGCACGATGGCCGCAAAGATGCCCGTACCGGCAGTTATTTTCTGGATGCCATGATCCAAGAACTCGTAAAAATGTACGGCGAGGATGTGGTGTATCATGGCGGCATTAAGGTTTACTCTACCATGGATTCAAGACTCCAGGCCGATGCCAGTACCGCGGTAATGGATGGGATGGCCCGGCTTGATGAACTCATGGGGCTGGATCAAGGGGTGGGCGACAAACCCCAGGCGGCCTTGGTGGCGATTGATACCGCCAGCGGAGCGGTTAAGGCCATGGTGGGCGGCAGGGATTATTATACCAGTGAATTCAACCGGGCCTTGAATAGCAGGCGCCAGGCCGGCAGCGGATTTAAACCTTTTTTATACTATGCCGCTTTCAGAGATAGAAAACTGCACCCGGCCAGCGTTTTCCAGGACAGGCCTGTGGCCATTCCCATTAAAGGGGCACCTGACTGGTCCCCCCAGAATTTTGAGAAAAGATACAGGGGTCCCATGATCCTTAAGCAGGCCCTGATCCATTCGGTGAACAGCATTGCGGCCCAGGTGGTGGCAGATGTGGGGCCTGCTGCTGTGGAGGATGTGGCCCAGGCCTGTGGTGTAAAAAGTCCGTTAAAATCCGTATATTCCCTGGCCCTGGGTACGTCTGATGTCAGCATCATGGATATGGCAGCCGGTTTTTCCACCTTGGCCTCTCTGGGCATTTATCATAAACCATTTTTATTTTGGCGGATTGAGGATGCAAGGGGCAGGGTGCTTTTTGAGCATATTGTCAAGGATCGCAGGGTATTGGATGCGGCAACAGCTTTCCAGGTGGTGGACATGATGCAGGGCGTTGTGGACTTTGGATCGGGCAGGGGAGTCCGGCGTCTGGGATTCAAGCGTCCGGCAGCCGGGAAAACCGGCACCACGGACAATTATAATGATGCCTGGTTCACCGGGTTTACCCCGTCCCTTTGCGTATCCGTATGGACCGGGTATGACAAGAAGAAAAAACTTAAAGATAAAAATCGCAGAGGAATTACCGGGGGACGCGGAGCTGTGCCGATCTGGACGGATTTCATGATCCGGGCCATGAAAAATGAGCCGGAGCGTGATTTTTTGGTGCCGCCGGATATCCGGTATGAAATAGTGGAAAAAACCACGGGGGGTCTGTCTGTTTCCCGGCAAAATCAAAATATGGTTGATGGCACAGATGCGTCGCAGCCCGTGGCAGATTCTTCCGGCACCATTCGTGTCGCGTTGAAAAAGGGCCAAAACCCTTGCCGGGGATATTAA
- a CDS encoding SPOR domain-containing protein, translated as MVRIVRHISVRFWLTNLMVLPSGFILFPRLSGWLSDMPASVFIPLMYVFCGLGLGIFMDVVGFWRIKKLVRDAQLWERSGIATRAEKKFIRAVRIYDSAWISPLAARRAKPMLISSLARFYLASGSRRREIQGAASAWLAQNPKDQSLARFWLERVHDQDMSGTFPQSILTALADSWYADPELCPILVDVFLDQGRMDFSARRLYRSFLEMIDMTGGDKDASQQDKTRAEAIRDMMSERLDTPEPEFEPELEMLEPGSGTLGDERGGLMTFIPKDQGGDGLLTSLGDQAFGDGPAGWWPEDDIYAGQQTSSRMSALMSGISRKVTGGGFFIADRTGKAKYAVLNLIQAREKWWGRVRGVMIAGLGVWLVFFIWGTLSHMFKTAEQPAQQIKVVIPKPFTIQVAAYHKKAHADNYMATLAKKGVEPTIKVMDGGGKTWYLVRVSEFTDQKSAQTYGNRLKADHIIDEFFVTQN; from the coding sequence ATGGTTCGTATTGTTCGACATATCAGCGTCCGGTTTTGGCTGACAAACCTGATGGTTTTGCCTTCGGGGTTTATTTTGTTTCCCCGGTTGTCCGGGTGGCTTTCGGATATGCCTGCTTCGGTATTTATCCCCCTGATGTATGTATTCTGCGGTCTGGGACTTGGTATATTCATGGATGTTGTAGGGTTCTGGCGCATAAAGAAACTGGTCCGGGACGCGCAGTTGTGGGAGCGTTCCGGTATTGCCACCCGGGCTGAAAAAAAGTTTATCCGGGCGGTTCGGATTTATGACAGTGCCTGGATATCTCCGTTGGCTGCACGGCGGGCAAAGCCGATGCTCATTTCTTCCCTGGCACGGTTTTATCTGGCGTCGGGCAGCCGGCGCCGGGAAATCCAGGGGGCTGCCAGTGCCTGGCTGGCACAAAATCCCAAGGACCAGAGCCTTGCCCGGTTTTGGCTTGAACGTGTCCACGATCAGGATATGTCCGGAACTTTTCCCCAGTCCATACTGACGGCTTTGGCAGATAGCTGGTATGCAGATCCTGAGCTTTGCCCGATACTGGTGGATGTTTTTTTGGACCAGGGCCGGATGGATTTTTCAGCGAGGCGTTTGTACCGATCCTTTCTGGAAATGATTGACATGACAGGTGGAGACAAAGACGCATCACAACAGGATAAGACCCGGGCTGAAGCGATCCGGGACATGATGTCGGAACGCCTGGATACGCCTGAGCCGGAATTTGAACCTGAACTGGAAATGCTGGAGCCGGGATCGGGTACACTTGGGGATGAAAGGGGTGGTTTGATGACATTTATTCCCAAGGATCAAGGGGGCGACGGCCTGTTGACAAGCCTGGGTGACCAGGCATTTGGAGACGGCCCGGCAGGGTGGTGGCCGGAAGATGATATCTATGCCGGGCAGCAAACGTCCAGCCGGATGTCAGCCCTGATGTCCGGAATCAGCAGAAAAGTGACTGGGGGGGGCTTTTTTATCGCAGACAGAACCGGAAAAGCCAAATACGCTGTTTTAAATCTGATACAAGCCCGGGAAAAATGGTGGGGGCGGGTGCGGGGCGTCATGATTGCCGGCTTAGGCGTCTGGCTGGTTTTCTTTATATGGGGTACGCTTTCTCATATGTTTAAAACAGCAGAGCAGCCAGCCCAGCAGATAAAGGTTGTGATTCCAAAACCGTTTACCATCCAGGTGGCTGCCTACCATAAAAAAGCCCATGCCGATAATTATATGGCAACTCTTGCCAAAAAAGGGGTTGAACCCACCATCAAGGTTATGGACGGCGGGGGCAAAACTTGGTATCTGGTTCGTGTATCTGAGTTCACTGATCAGAAAAGTGCCCAGACCTACGGTAACCGATTAAAAGCCGATCACATCATTGACGAATTTTTTGTAACCCAAAATTGA
- the yedF gene encoding sulfurtransferase-like selenium metabolism protein YedF, whose protein sequence is MVKELDCRKMDCPAPVLETKKSLENDALSKIRVLVDNDAAVENVSRFLTYAGFEVGVESEGTMSVVEGTRDQAAAVKLASGPAGRSASGTESSTEDSPAKIMVMVASNKFGVGDDDLGTKLMINFIKTLKEMGKDLWRLIFVNHGVTLATVDSAVLEELRAFEESGVTILVCGTCLTHLDLMEKKAIGQTTNMLDIVTAMQLADKVINL, encoded by the coding sequence ATGGTAAAAGAACTTGACTGCAGAAAAATGGATTGTCCGGCACCTGTGCTGGAAACAAAAAAAAGCCTTGAGAACGACGCTTTGTCGAAAATCCGGGTGCTGGTGGACAACGACGCTGCCGTCGAAAACGTCAGCCGATTTCTAACCTATGCCGGTTTTGAGGTCGGCGTGGAATCCGAGGGAACCATGTCTGTTGTGGAAGGCACCCGGGACCAGGCCGCTGCGGTTAAACTTGCTTCCGGGCCGGCCGGGCGGTCAGCCTCTGGCACCGAATCGTCGACAGAGGACAGCCCGGCAAAAATCATGGTGATGGTCGCCTCCAACAAATTTGGTGTTGGGGATGATGATTTAGGCACAAAGCTGATGATCAATTTCATCAAAACCCTTAAAGAAATGGGAAAAGATCTATGGCGCCTGATTTTTGTCAACCATGGCGTCACTCTTGCCACGGTTGATTCTGCAGTGCTTGAAGAATTACGTGCGTTTGAAGAATCAGGCGTCACCATTCTTGTATGCGGAACCTGCCTGACCCACCTGGATCTGATGGAAAAAAAAGCCATAGGCCAGACCACCAATATGCTGGATATTGTCACAGCCATGCAATTAGCCGACAAGGTAATCAATCTATAA
- a CDS encoding YkgJ family cysteine cluster protein, which yields MTKNNKLDLTRFECLGCGACCRQSGYVRLGAREPDIIAEFLNMDVRDFIETFTCLTRDRNGLSIIDAPDGSCIFLDSNGCRINPVKPAQCRDFPVKWRFSGFEQICQWARQIVTE from the coding sequence ATGACAAAAAACAATAAATTAGACCTGACACGATTTGAATGCCTGGGTTGCGGGGCCTGCTGCAGACAAAGTGGATACGTCCGCCTGGGTGCGAGAGAACCGGATATCATTGCCGAATTTCTAAATATGGATGTCCGGGATTTTATAGAGACTTTCACCTGCCTGACCCGGGACCGCAACGGGCTTTCAATTATTGATGCACCTGACGGCTCCTGTATTTTCCTGGACAGCAATGGGTGCCGCATCAATCCTGTCAAACCTGCTCAGTGCCGGGACTTTCCAGTCAAATGGAGATTTTCAGGTTTTGAACAAATTTGCCAATGGGCTCGACAGATTGTTACAGAATAG